The proteins below are encoded in one region of Betaproteobacteria bacterium:
- a CDS encoding NAD-dependent epimerase: MKILVTGAAGFIGSTATLRLLARGDEVVGLDNLNDYYEVSLKENRLKRLTSLPGFRFVKLDVADRAGMDKLFADEKFDKVIHLAAQAGVRYSLQNPHAYIESNIVGFTNILEGCRHNKVQHLVYASSSSVYGGNTKMPFSEHDSVDHPVSLYAASKKANELMAHTYSHLFGLPTTGLRFFTVYGPWGRPDMALFLFTKAILEGRAIDVFNYGNMQRDFTYVDDIVEGVIRVLDKNAAVNPEYDAISADPATSNAPYRVFNIGNNNPVQLLDFIGAIEKSLGMTAEKRLLPLQDGDVPATYANTDLLNDWVGFVPGTPIQEGVSRFIAWYRDYYKV; the protein is encoded by the coding sequence GTGAAAATTCTTGTTACCGGCGCTGCCGGCTTCATTGGCTCAACTGCCACGCTTCGCCTGCTGGCCCGTGGTGACGAAGTGGTCGGTCTGGACAACCTGAACGATTACTACGAGGTTTCCCTCAAGGAAAATCGCCTCAAGCGACTGACCTCCTTACCCGGTTTCCGCTTTGTCAAACTCGACGTGGCCGACCGCGCCGGCATGGACAAACTGTTCGCCGACGAAAAGTTCGACAAGGTCATCCACCTTGCCGCCCAGGCCGGCGTCCGCTATTCGCTGCAAAATCCGCACGCCTACATCGAGAGCAATATCGTTGGCTTCACCAACATTCTCGAAGGCTGCCGCCACAACAAGGTGCAGCATCTGGTTTATGCCTCCAGCTCGAGCGTCTATGGTGGCAACACCAAGATGCCGTTCTCCGAACACGATAGCGTGGACCACCCGGTCAGCCTCTATGCGGCAAGCAAGAAGGCCAACGAGCTGATGGCGCACACCTACAGCCACCTGTTCGGCCTGCCGACAACCGGCCTGCGTTTCTTTACCGTCTATGGCCCGTGGGGCCGTCCGGACATGGCACTTTTCCTGTTCACCAAGGCCATCCTCGAAGGCAGGGCGATCGACGTATTCAACTACGGCAACATGCAGCGTGATTTCACCTACGTCGACGACATCGTCGAAGGCGTGATTCGCGTGCTGGACAAGAACGCTGCGGTCAACCCGGAATATGACGCGATCTCCGCCGATCCGGCGACCAGCAACGCGCCTTACCGCGTCTTCAACATCGGCAACAACAACCCGGTTCAATTGCTCGATTTCATTGGCGCCATTGAAAAGTCACTCGGCATGACTGCTGAAAAACGCCTGTTGCCCCTGCAGGACGGCGATGTACCGGCGACATACGCCAACACTGATCTGCTCAACGACTGGGTCGGTTTCGTCCCGGGCACCCCCATCCAGGAAGGCGTCAGCCGCTTCATCGCCTGGTACCGTGATTATTACAAGGTTTAA
- the glmS gene encoding glutamine--fructose-6-phosphate transaminase (isomerizing), translating into MCGIVAAAAGNNIVPVLVEGLKKLEYRGYDSAGLAVIESGSIARVRSVGRVAELETASANTESVTGIAHTRWATHGVPSERNAHPHVSGTIAVVHNGIIENYESLRSELTAQGYIFTSDTDTESIAHLIQATLKAEPDLFKAVQLACQRLVGAFAIAVIDYTQPGKVIVAREGSPLLLGVSETGNYAASDASALLQVTRNMVYLENGDIAELTASKVKITRLDGTPVERPVHVSQLSAAAVELGNYQHYMQKEIFEQPEALANTLEIVGGSKTIQPGIFGADAANLLADVDSILILACGTSSHSGYTARYWLEAIAGVPCNVEIASEYRYRTSVANPRQLIVAISQSGETADTLAALRHAKSLGQMKTLAICNVPESAIVRECTLRFITRAGPEIGVASTKAFTTQLAALFLLTLVAAKVRGRLSEEQEATYIHQLRHLPVAVNKVLELEGEIKVWAQRFADKHHALFLGRGRHYPIAMEGALKLKEISYIHAEAYPAGELKHGPLALVDAKMPVISVAPNDQLLDKLKSNLKEVQARGGELYVFADADSEIQESEGVHILRLPEHYGELSPILHVIPLQLLSYHVALVKGTDVDKPRNLAKSVTVE; encoded by the coding sequence ATGTGTGGCATCGTCGCGGCAGCAGCCGGCAACAACATCGTTCCCGTTCTCGTCGAAGGCCTGAAGAAGCTGGAATATCGAGGCTACGACTCGGCGGGCCTGGCCGTCATTGAGTCCGGCAGCATTGCACGCGTGCGCTCGGTTGGTCGTGTTGCCGAGCTGGAAACCGCTTCGGCCAACACCGAATCCGTCACCGGCATTGCCCACACTCGCTGGGCGACCCATGGTGTGCCATCCGAACGCAATGCGCACCCCCATGTCTCCGGCACCATTGCAGTCGTCCACAATGGCATCATCGAAAACTACGAGTCGCTGCGTAGCGAACTGACCGCCCAAGGCTACATTTTCACCTCGGATACCGATACCGAAAGCATCGCCCACCTGATCCAGGCCACGCTGAAAGCCGAGCCAGACCTCTTCAAGGCCGTACAACTCGCCTGCCAGCGCTTGGTCGGTGCCTTTGCCATCGCCGTCATCGACTACACCCAGCCGGGCAAGGTCATCGTCGCCCGCGAAGGCTCACCGCTGTTGCTAGGTGTTTCCGAAACCGGCAACTACGCCGCATCCGATGCCTCCGCCCTGCTGCAAGTCACGCGCAACATGGTTTATCTTGAAAATGGCGATATTGCCGAGTTAACCGCAAGCAAGGTCAAGATCACCCGCCTTGACGGCACGCCGGTAGAACGTCCTGTGCATGTTTCCCAGCTCTCGGCAGCCGCCGTCGAACTCGGCAATTACCAGCACTACATGCAGAAGGAAATCTTCGAGCAGCCGGAAGCGCTGGCCAACACGCTTGAAATCGTCGGTGGCAGCAAGACCATCCAGCCCGGCATATTCGGCGCCGACGCTGCCAATCTGCTGGCCGATGTAGACTCGATCCTCATACTTGCCTGCGGCACCAGCAGCCACTCCGGCTACACCGCCCGCTACTGGCTCGAAGCCATTGCCGGCGTGCCGTGCAATGTCGAAATCGCCAGCGAATACCGCTACCGCACCTCGGTGGCCAATCCGCGCCAGCTGATCGTCGCTATCTCCCAATCTGGTGAAACGGCCGACACGCTGGCCGCTCTGCGCCATGCCAAGTCGCTCGGACAGATGAAGACGCTCGCCATCTGCAACGTGCCGGAATCCGCCATCGTCCGCGAATGTACGCTTCGCTTCATCACCCGCGCCGGACCGGAAATCGGCGTTGCCTCGACCAAGGCCTTTACCACCCAGCTCGCTGCGCTCTTCCTGCTGACGCTGGTCGCCGCCAAGGTCAGGGGTCGCCTGAGCGAGGAACAGGAAGCGACGTACATTCACCAGCTGCGTCACCTGCCGGTCGCGGTCAACAAGGTGCTTGAGCTGGAAGGCGAAATCAAGGTCTGGGCCCAGCGCTTTGCAGACAAGCACCACGCCCTCTTCCTCGGTCGCGGCCGCCACTACCCTATCGCCATGGAAGGCGCGCTCAAACTCAAGGAAATCTCCTACATCCACGCCGAAGCCTACCCGGCCGGCGAACTCAAGCATGGCCCGCTGGCACTGGTCGATGCAAAGATGCCGGTGATTTCCGTAGCGCCGAACGACCAATTGCTCGACAAGCTGAAATCCAATCTCAAAGAAGTCCAGGCGCGTGGCGGCGAACTCTACGTTTTTGCCGATGCCGACTCGGAAATTCAGGAATCGGAAGGCGTCCATATTCTGCGCCTGCCGGAGCACTACGGCGAGCTGTCGCCTATCCTGCACGTCATTCCGCTGCAACTGCTCTCGTACCATGTCGCACTCGTCAAGGGAACCGATGTGGACAAGCCACGTAATCTGGCCAAGTCGGTCACTGTCGAATAG
- a CDS encoding symmetrical bis(5'-nucleosyl)-tetraphosphatase has product MATYAIGDIQGCYDSLQRLLEVCAFDPSTDRLWLVGDLVNRGPKSLETLRLIKSLGSSAITVLGNHDLYLLMVAEGGAKFRGKDDTLQEIFDAPDCAELLDWLRHQPICHTEGEYCLVHAGLLPQWTASRARELAREVESALQGKDFRKFIQNLWGSEPAGWSDDLKGWPRLRVIVNAMTRMRFCTPKGIMEFKVKGKIANAPKGHLPWFDLPGRKSADAVLVTGHWSALGLKVTPNLLALDSGCLWGGHLTAVRLEDRQVFQVDCSPMEALQPKR; this is encoded by the coding sequence ATGGCTACTTACGCCATCGGCGACATCCAGGGCTGCTATGACTCTCTGCAGCGTCTGCTGGAGGTATGCGCCTTTGATCCGAGCACCGATCGCCTGTGGCTGGTCGGTGATCTGGTCAATCGCGGGCCGAAATCGCTGGAAACACTGCGCCTGATCAAATCGTTGGGATCTTCGGCAATTACCGTCCTTGGCAACCATGATCTCTACCTGCTGATGGTCGCCGAAGGCGGCGCCAAATTCCGTGGCAAGGACGATACGCTACAGGAAATTTTCGATGCCCCGGACTGCGCAGAATTGCTCGACTGGCTGCGCCATCAACCGATCTGCCACACCGAAGGCGAGTACTGCCTGGTACACGCCGGCCTGCTCCCGCAATGGACGGCAAGCCGTGCCCGTGAACTTGCCCGCGAAGTCGAGTCCGCGCTGCAAGGCAAGGATTTCCGAAAGTTCATCCAGAACCTGTGGGGCAGCGAACCCGCCGGCTGGTCGGACGATCTGAAAGGCTGGCCACGGTTGCGCGTCATCGTCAATGCCATGACGCGGATGCGCTTCTGCACCCCCAAAGGCATCATGGAATTCAAGGTCAAAGGCAAGATCGCCAATGCACCCAAAGGCCATCTACCGTGGTTCGATCTACCTGGCCGAAAGAGTGCTGACGCCGTGCTGGTGACCGGTCACTGGTCGGCACTGGGCCTGAAAGTCACCCCGAATTTACTGGCGCTCGATTCCGGCTGCCTGTGGGGAGGACATCTGACCGCCGTTCGACTGGAGGATCGTCAGGTGTTTCAGGTCGATTGCTCGCCAATGGAAGCCCTGCAGCCAAAGCGATAG
- a CDS encoding GNAT family N-acetyltransferase: MENVHKAAGRSRPEKKSLAVGFARSQSDILEAQRLRYRVFAGEMGANLPSRTPGVDHDIYDPYCQHLVVRDTQSGEIVGTYRILTPENARQVGYYSENEFDLTRLQHLRSRLVEIGRSCVHPDYRTGATITLLWSGLAQFMIENSYDYLMGCASISMADGGHAAASLYNRLAADHLGPQEYRVFPRCPLPLAALQQDHPAETPPLIKGYLRAGAWICGEPAWDPDFNTADLPILMPMAKVSGRYAKHYLG, encoded by the coding sequence ATGGAAAATGTCCATAAGGCTGCAGGTCGCAGCCGCCCCGAAAAGAAAAGTCTGGCTGTGGGTTTTGCCCGTAGCCAGAGCGATATTCTCGAAGCGCAGCGCCTGCGCTACCGTGTATTTGCCGGTGAGATGGGCGCCAATCTGCCGAGCCGTACGCCGGGTGTTGATCACGATATTTATGATCCATACTGTCAGCATCTGGTCGTGCGCGACACGCAAAGCGGCGAAATTGTCGGTACTTATCGCATTCTGACGCCGGAGAATGCCCGCCAGGTTGGCTACTATTCTGAAAATGAATTTGACCTGACCCGACTGCAGCATTTGCGTTCGCGCTTGGTCGAAATCGGCCGCTCCTGTGTTCATCCGGACTACCGGACCGGCGCAACGATCACACTGCTCTGGTCGGGCTTGGCTCAGTTCATGATCGAAAACAGCTACGATTACCTGATGGGCTGTGCATCGATCAGCATGGCCGATGGCGGGCACGCTGCGGCCAGCTTGTATAATCGTCTGGCCGCCGATCATCTCGGCCCGCAGGAGTATCGCGTTTTCCCGCGTTGTCCGCTGCCGCTGGCTGCCTTGCAGCAGGATCATCCGGCCGAAACGCCGCCGTTGATCAAGGGTTACCTGCGTGCCGGGGCGTGGATTTGCGGTGAGCCGGCATGGGATCCCGATTTCAATACGGCCGACCTGCCGATTTTGATGCCGATGGCCAAGGTTTCCGGCCGTTATGCCAAGCATTACCTGGGGTAA
- a CDS encoding carbohydrate kinase family protein, whose product MTTLICGSLAFDNIMVFPDRFKNHILPEQIHILNVAFLVPEMRREFGGCAGNIAYNLMLLGGEPMIMATVGDDAAPYLDRLDKLGLPRTHVRQVNGSFTAQAFITTDLDDNQITAFHPGAMSFSHLNKVESANAKLGIVAPDGREGMMQHARDFADASVPFIFDPGQGLPMFNGDELLDFIELADYACFNDYEAKLLCDRTGRSLEQLAGSLKALIVTRGGEGSEIYADGVRQDIPCVAGDEILDPTGCGDAYRSGLLYGIANGFDWLTTGRLAAVMGSIKIAHRGGQNHQPSREEIAERYRKAFGAMPW is encoded by the coding sequence ATGACGACTCTAATCTGCGGCTCTCTTGCCTTCGACAACATCATGGTCTTCCCGGACCGCTTCAAGAATCACATCCTGCCTGAGCAGATTCATATTCTGAACGTCGCTTTTCTCGTCCCGGAAATGCGCCGCGAATTTGGTGGCTGTGCCGGGAACATTGCTTATAACCTGATGTTGTTGGGCGGAGAGCCGATGATCATGGCGACGGTCGGTGACGATGCTGCGCCATACCTTGATCGTCTCGACAAGCTCGGCCTCCCGCGTACCCACGTTCGCCAGGTGAATGGCAGCTTTACGGCGCAGGCATTTATTACAACGGATCTGGACGACAATCAGATCACTGCCTTTCATCCGGGCGCGATGAGTTTTTCGCATTTGAACAAGGTCGAGAGTGCCAATGCCAAGCTCGGTATCGTCGCACCGGATGGCCGCGAGGGCATGATGCAGCACGCCCGTGATTTCGCTGATGCCAGCGTACCGTTCATCTTCGATCCGGGTCAGGGCCTGCCGATGTTCAATGGCGACGAACTGCTCGATTTCATCGAGCTGGCGGATTACGCCTGCTTTAACGATTATGAGGCCAAGCTGTTGTGTGATCGCACCGGTCGCAGCCTTGAACAGCTCGCCGGCAGCTTGAAGGCATTGATCGTGACGCGCGGTGGCGAAGGTTCTGAAATCTACGCCGATGGCGTTCGCCAAGACATTCCCTGCGTTGCTGGCGATGAGATTCTTGATCCGACCGGCTGTGGCGATGCCTATCGCTCAGGCTTGCTCTACGGGATTGCCAACGGGTTTGACTGGCTGACTACCGGGCGTCTGGCTGCCGTGATGGGCTCGATCAAGATTGCTCATCGCGGTGGTCAGAATCACCAACCGAGTCGTGAAGAGATCGCAGAACGTTATCGAAAGGCATTTGGCGCAATGCCCTGGTAA
- a CDS encoding DUF3426 domain-containing protein, which produces MFDRNQTLMRTRCPACNTVFRVTTAQLRLKAGKVRCGSCQRIFNAFDQMLPDADDAMPLAEATEVLSALPEDHTYEIDQHQHLPEPEPEPEPEPEPEPEPEPEPEPEPEPEAEAEAEAEAEAEAEAPAIDLSADFSAELIEAPRQANEEPDEALPDEVPHGATEIAEKAVFGEETHDHASAEIVPESSEESTQAARQAGLVAARELSDTPAFNRWAAGTLAGDGPGGFSGESNQRAVWPFVLASVILLVGLLGQLLYHFRTDVALRLPDTIALYDFAGIDIPLPRHASLVSIEASDLQSDNARGLFVLQATLKNRAGYAQAWPALELSLTDTNDKVVSRRVMLAADYLPPGNKSDAFPANGELAVKLWIEAKDIGASGYRLYIFYP; this is translated from the coding sequence ATGTTTGACAGGAACCAAACCCTGATGCGGACGCGCTGCCCGGCGTGCAACACGGTTTTTCGTGTCACAACCGCGCAGTTGCGTCTGAAGGCAGGGAAAGTTCGTTGCGGTAGCTGTCAGCGCATATTCAATGCATTCGATCAGATGTTGCCGGATGCAGACGACGCCATGCCATTGGCAGAGGCTACCGAAGTGCTCAGTGCTCTGCCAGAAGACCATACGTACGAAATAGACCAACATCAGCATTTGCCGGAACCGGAACCGGAACCGGAACCGGAACCGGAACCGGAACCGGAACCGGAACCGGAACCGGAACCGGAACCGGAACCGGAAGCCGAAGCCGAAGCCGAAGCCGAAGCCGAAGCCGAAGCCGAAGCGCCGGCAATCGACTTGTCTGCAGACTTTTCCGCTGAATTGATTGAGGCGCCCCGGCAAGCTAACGAAGAGCCTGATGAGGCCTTGCCGGACGAGGTGCCGCATGGTGCAACGGAGATTGCTGAAAAGGCAGTCTTCGGTGAGGAGACGCACGATCACGCGTCCGCCGAGATCGTTCCGGAATCTTCCGAGGAGTCTACTCAGGCTGCACGTCAGGCGGGCCTGGTGGCTGCGCGCGAGCTAAGTGATACGCCCGCTTTCAATCGCTGGGCGGCGGGTACTTTGGCGGGAGACGGTCCGGGTGGATTTTCGGGCGAATCGAATCAGCGAGCTGTTTGGCCATTCGTCCTTGCTTCGGTAATCCTGCTTGTCGGTTTGCTGGGCCAGCTGTTGTATCACTTCCGCACTGATGTCGCCTTACGCCTGCCTGATACGATAGCGTTGTATGATTTTGCCGGGATTGACATACCCCTGCCCCGGCATGCTTCGTTGGTTTCGATTGAAGCCTCCGATCTGCAATCCGACAACGCTCGCGGCCTATTTGTCCTGCAGGCTACACTCAAGAATCGTGCTGGTTACGCTCAGGCTTGGCCAGCACTTGAGCTGAGCCTGACCGATACCAACGATAAAGTGGTTTCGCGACGCGTCATGCTGGCTGCTGATTATCTGCCGCCGGGTAACAAATCCGACGCTTTCCCTGCCAACGGCGAGCTGGCCGTCAAGCTGTGGATCGAAGCCAAGGACATCGGTGCTTCCGGTTACCGCCTTTATATCTTTTACCCCTGA
- the prmA gene encoding 50S ribosomal protein L11 methyltransferase, with amino-acid sequence MAWQSVSFLTDASHAEPICDALLEAGALSASIEDADAGTPDEQPLFGEPGSVPSSGWTHSRIVALLEPDADIEALLAEAAQSIGLTQIPACEVEPVEEQNWVQLTQSQFDPIRVSERLWIVPSWHETPDPAAVNLILDPGMAFGTGSHPTTRLCLEWLERNVSDRCTVLDYGCGSGILAIAAARLGAGSVAGVDIDPLAVEAARSNAERNGVVALFADSATPVAGEYDLVVANILSNPLRVLAPAICAHVRSGGRLALSGILREQADEIMAIYAQWLPMQVADTREDWVCLTGTKP; translated from the coding sequence ATGGCTTGGCAAAGCGTTAGTTTTCTGACCGATGCGTCGCATGCCGAGCCGATCTGCGATGCCCTGCTTGAAGCCGGCGCGCTGTCTGCCAGCATTGAAGATGCGGACGCCGGTACGCCGGACGAGCAGCCGTTGTTCGGTGAGCCGGGGTCGGTCCCGAGTTCGGGGTGGACGCATTCGCGCATCGTTGCGTTGCTCGAGCCGGACGCCGATATCGAGGCCTTGCTGGCTGAGGCAGCCCAATCCATCGGGCTCACCCAGATTCCGGCCTGCGAAGTCGAGCCAGTGGAAGAGCAGAACTGGGTGCAACTCACCCAGTCGCAGTTCGACCCGATTCGCGTTTCAGAGCGTCTCTGGATTGTGCCATCCTGGCATGAAACGCCGGACCCGGCCGCAGTCAACCTGATTCTTGACCCTGGCATGGCCTTTGGTACGGGCTCGCATCCAACCACTCGTCTCTGTCTTGAGTGGCTGGAACGCAATGTTTCAGACCGTTGTACGGTGCTCGACTACGGTTGCGGTTCAGGCATTCTGGCTATCGCAGCGGCTCGTCTGGGTGCCGGTTCGGTAGCTGGTGTTGATATCGATCCGCTGGCTGTGGAAGCGGCTCGCTCGAATGCCGAACGTAATGGCGTGGTTGCGTTGTTTGCCGATTCGGCAACGCCGGTGGCTGGCGAATATGATCTCGTTGTCGCCAATATCCTTTCCAACCCCCTGCGCGTGCTGGCTCCGGCCATTTGTGCGCATGTTCGCTCCGGGGGGAGACTTGCACTGTCCGGCATTCTGCGTGAGCAAGCCGATGAAATCATGGCCATCTACGCTCAGTGGTTGCCAATGCAAGTGGCGGATACCCGCGAAGACTGGGTATGTTTGACAGGAACCAAACCCTGA
- the accC gene encoding acetyl-CoA carboxylase biotin carboxylase subunit, with amino-acid sequence MFEKILIANRGEIALRIQRACRELGIKTVVVHSEADREAKYVKLADESVCIGPASSSLSYLNVPAIISAAEVTDSQAIHPGYGFLSENADFAERVETSGFVFIGPRAETIRLMGDKVSAKNAMKEAMVPCVPGSEGELPDDPKEIVKIARAVGYPVIIKAAGGGGGRGMRVVHTEAALVNAVGMTKQEAGSFFNNPAVYMEKYLENPRHVEIQVLADEYKNAIYLGERDCSMQRRHQKVIEEAPAPHIPARLIARIGERCAEACRKIGYRGAGTFEFLYENGEFYFIEMNTRVQVEHPVTEMITGVDIVQEQIRVAAGEKLRYKQKDIAFRGHSIECRINAEDPFTFVPCPGKIEFYHPPGGPGIRVDTHIYQGYTVPSHYDSMVAKVIAYGDTRDQAIRRMRIALSEMSIQGIKTNIPLHQELMQDARFIEGGTSIHYLEQKLADKGEVKL; translated from the coding sequence ATGTTTGAAAAGATTCTTATCGCCAACCGCGGGGAGATTGCGCTGCGTATTCAGCGCGCCTGCCGCGAGCTTGGCATCAAAACGGTCGTCGTACATTCCGAAGCTGATCGTGAGGCGAAATATGTCAAGCTGGCCGATGAGTCGGTCTGTATTGGCCCTGCCTCCTCGTCCCTGAGCTATTTGAACGTCCCAGCCATTATTTCGGCGGCGGAAGTGACCGACTCACAGGCGATTCATCCCGGGTACGGTTTTCTATCGGAAAACGCAGACTTCGCCGAACGCGTTGAGACCTCGGGTTTCGTTTTCATCGGCCCGCGCGCCGAGACAATTCGTCTGATGGGCGACAAAGTTTCAGCCAAGAACGCCATGAAGGAAGCGATGGTGCCTTGCGTACCTGGTTCCGAAGGTGAGTTGCCGGATGATCCGAAGGAGATCGTCAAGATCGCCCGCGCCGTTGGTTATCCGGTCATCATCAAGGCGGCCGGTGGCGGTGGCGGTCGAGGCATGCGCGTCGTGCACACCGAAGCAGCGCTGGTCAATGCGGTGGGGATGACCAAGCAGGAGGCTGGCAGCTTTTTCAATAATCCTGCCGTGTACATGGAGAAGTATCTGGAAAACCCGCGACATGTGGAAATCCAGGTACTGGCTGACGAATACAAGAACGCGATTTATCTCGGTGAGCGCGACTGTTCAATGCAGCGCCGTCACCAGAAGGTGATCGAAGAAGCGCCGGCGCCGCATATTCCGGCACGCCTGATTGCCCGTATCGGCGAACGTTGTGCTGAGGCATGCCGCAAGATTGGCTACCGAGGCGCGGGAACTTTCGAGTTTCTGTATGAGAACGGCGAGTTCTACTTCATTGAAATGAACACTCGTGTTCAGGTCGAGCATCCGGTGACCGAAATGATTACCGGCGTTGATATCGTGCAGGAGCAGATTCGCGTCGCTGCCGGTGAAAAGCTGCGCTATAAGCAAAAGGACATCGCCTTCCGCGGTCATTCCATCGAATGCCGCATTAACGCAGAAGACCCTTTTACGTTTGTGCCATGTCCCGGCAAGATCGAGTTTTATCATCCGCCAGGCGGCCCTGGGATCCGGGTTGATACCCACATTTATCAAGGCTATACCGTGCCGTCGCACTACGACTCAATGGTCGCCAAGGTGATCGCCTATGGTGATACCCGTGATCAGGCCATCCGCCGTATGCGCATTGCTTTGTCAGAGATGAGCATTCAAGGTATCAAGACCAACATCCCCCTGCATCAGGAATTGATGCAGGACGCTCGCTTTATCGAGGGCGGTACGAGCATTCACTACCTTGAACAGAAACTCGCCGACAAGGGCGAAGTGAAGCTCTGA
- a CDS encoding acetyl-CoA carboxylase biotin carboxyl carrier protein, protein MDLRKLKKLIDLVQESGISELEVTEGEEKVRIAKHYGAIAAAPQQYYAAPPQLPAGAPAVSSVNLDDEDELPEGHIVKSPMVGTFYRSPSPGADAFVQIGQTVKQGETLCIIEAMKLLNEIESDASGVVKAILVENGEPVEFGEPLYVIG, encoded by the coding sequence ATGGATCTGCGTAAACTCAAAAAACTTATCGACCTCGTTCAGGAATCCGGTATTTCCGAACTGGAAGTGACCGAGGGTGAAGAGAAGGTCCGTATTGCCAAGCACTATGGTGCCATTGCCGCTGCTCCGCAGCAATATTATGCTGCGCCCCCCCAGTTGCCAGCTGGTGCGCCGGCGGTTTCTTCAGTGAATCTCGATGATGAAGACGAGTTGCCGGAAGGCCATATCGTCAAGTCACCCATGGTTGGTACTTTCTACCGCTCGCCATCGCCCGGCGCCGATGCTTTCGTGCAGATCGGCCAGACAGTGAAGCAGGGCGAAACGCTCTGCATTATTGAGGCCATGAAATTGCTCAACGAGATCGAATCCGATGCATCGGGCGTGGTCAAGGCGATTCTGGTCGAAAATGGCGAGCCGGTCGAATTCGGTGAACCGCTTTATGTGATTGGCTGA
- the mpl gene encoding UDP-N-acetylmuramate:L-alanyl-gamma-D-glutamyl-meso-diaminopimelate ligase produces MHIHILGICGTFMGGVAQLAVDSGHKVTGCDANVYPPMSDQLRGAGIELIEGFDTDQLVLAPDIFVIGNAVSRGNPLLEAIIDKGLPYVSGPQWLAENVLQGRWVLGVAGTHGKTTTASMLAWILEDANMKPGFLIGGVPLNFSVSARLGETPFFVIEADEYDTAFCDKRSKFVHYRPRTVVLNNLEFDHADIFSDLAAIETQFHHLVRTLPQSGLIISNAAEASLERVLQRGCWTPVERFNDPAGYHVTGDDARGELALHGPEGRIGRTVWRLSGEHNRANACAALLAARHVGVSLAHGLDALSRFENVKRRMEVCGEVRGVTVYDDFAHHPTAIATTVAGLRRKVGNARILAVLEPRSNTMKLGTMKSQLPESLREVDAAFCYAGNLGWDAREALAPMGDRAVVEEDLDRLVDQIVIAAQPGDHILVMSNGGFGGIHGKLLAALSE; encoded by the coding sequence ATGCACATTCATATTCTTGGCATCTGCGGCACCTTCATGGGTGGCGTCGCTCAACTGGCGGTGGATTCCGGCCACAAGGTTACCGGCTGCGACGCCAACGTCTATCCGCCGATGAGTGACCAGTTGCGTGGCGCCGGCATTGAACTAATTGAAGGCTTCGATACCGACCAATTGGTGTTGGCACCGGATATTTTCGTGATCGGCAATGCCGTATCCCGCGGCAATCCGTTGCTCGAAGCAATCATCGACAAGGGGCTGCCCTATGTTTCCGGGCCGCAATGGTTGGCCGAGAACGTACTGCAGGGCCGCTGGGTACTCGGCGTTGCCGGCACCCACGGCAAGACAACGACAGCGTCGATGCTGGCCTGGATTCTCGAAGATGCCAATATGAAACCAGGCTTCCTGATCGGCGGCGTCCCTCTGAATTTTTCCGTGTCCGCTCGATTGGGGGAAACCCCTTTTTTCGTCATTGAAGCAGATGAATACGACACGGCGTTTTGCGACAAGCGTTCAAAATTTGTCCATTACCGGCCAAGGACGGTTGTCCTGAACAATCTGGAATTTGACCACGCAGACATTTTCAGCGATCTGGCTGCGATCGAAACACAGTTCCATCATCTGGTGCGTACTTTGCCGCAATCCGGGCTAATCATTTCCAATGCAGCCGAGGCCAGTCTTGAACGGGTACTACAGCGCGGTTGCTGGACGCCAGTCGAACGCTTCAACGATCCCGCCGGCTATCACGTCACCGGCGATGACGCCCGTGGCGAGCTGGCGCTTCATGGCCCCGAGGGAAGAATCGGTCGTACCGTGTGGAGACTTTCCGGCGAACATAATCGCGCCAATGCCTGCGCCGCCCTGCTCGCTGCCCGCCATGTCGGTGTTTCGCTGGCCCATGGCCTGGATGCGCTGTCCCGCTTCGAGAATGTAAAGCGCCGCATGGAAGTTTGCGGCGAAGTCCGCGGCGTGACGGTGTACGACGATTTTGCCCACCATCCGACGGCCATTGCCACCACCGTGGCCGGCCTGCGTCGCAAGGTCGGCAATGCCCGGATTCTGGCCGTACTGGAGCCGCGCTCGAACACCATGAAACTCGGCACCATGAAGTCACAACTGCCAGAGAGCCTGCGCGAGGTTGATGCAGCTTTCTGTTACGCCGGCAATCTCGGCTGGGATGCCCGCGAGGCACTGGCACCAATGGGTGACCGCGCTGTTGTCGAGGAGGATCTCGATCGCTTGGTCGACCAGATCGTCATCGCCGCACAACCGGGCGACCACATCCTTGTCATGAGCAACGGCGGCTTCGGCGGCATCCATGGCAAGCTGCTGGCGGCGCTCTCCGAGTAG